In Anopheles bellator chromosome 2, idAnoBellAS_SP24_06.2, whole genome shotgun sequence, the genomic stretch AGAGGAAGACCTTACTACGCACATGCCAAGCCGTGGGACGAACTCCGACGACTCTAGTGCTCGGACGAACCCAACTTTGCATACTAACTCAACCGACAGCAACTTTCCGTTGAGTGCACCGGGAACACGAGGAACAATTGAGAACGAATTGGTACAGACCGATGGTCTGGTCGGTCTGGTCAATTCTCGCTCAATAATCCAATTAAAAGAGCTCCACTCGACTTTCGACCACAGTCGCTGACGCTTTCTGCCGGTACCCGTGCCCAAAACACTTCCGTGCATCAAACCGCACCCAGCACCCCGCCTCGGTACTGGCCAAGATAAGATGTCTATCGCTGTGGACGGTGGGTTGCACCCCAGTTGATGTCCGTCCGTTTCCCGATTGTAGACTaatcgtcgggtcgggtcgaagATCTGCACTGGCCAATCTAGTGTTCGCGAACACCTCCGTTCCGGGCTGCCCTTCTTGCCACTGGGAGTTGCGCAAGCAGCCGTCGTCAGATAGATGACGGAGCGATTGAAGGTATAAAACGCGCCCTCGAAGGCCGTCGCGGCCCAATCCTGTGTCGAAGTCTATCGAGTCCCGCTGCCGTCCAGTACGTTCCGCCATGTCGTTGGAGACGGTTATCGAAAAGGTGAAGGCACGCGTTGCCGCCGTCGATCCGAACGGACCCCGCAAGGTGCTGGCCGTGTTTCAGTTCAACATCAAAACGGCCGACGGAGTCGTGCCGTATGGTAAGCAAGGAATGCAACGTTGAGCACGTGGCCCCCCCGGCAGTGAAGTGCATCCGGAGAACATTGTTATCGAATCGTTTTCATTTCCGGTTTTCGTGTTCCATCTCGTGCGGGGATTGATGCCAAACCGATAGTGATCGATCTGAAGCAGTTGAAGGTAGAGAAGGGAACGGCTTCCGATGCGGATGTGACCGTCGGGATCAGCTTGGAAGATCTGGTCGCGGTGAGCGCCAAGACGCTGCCACTGGGTGATGCACTGGCACAGGGAAAGCTGGACATCCAGGGCGATGCCACCATGGCCGCTAAGCTAGCCGAAGTCATCTAGGTCTACAGCGACCGAGAACGATCGCGATCTC encodes the following:
- the LOC131210660 gene encoding uncharacterized protein LOC131210660 codes for the protein MSLETVIEKVKARVAAVDPNGPRKVLAVFQFNIKTADGVVPYVIDLKQLKVEKGTASDADVTVGISLEDLVAVSAKTLPLGDALAQGKLDIQGDATMAAKLAEVI